In the Fusarium oxysporum f. sp. lycopersici 4287 chromosome 9, whole genome shotgun sequence genome, one interval contains:
- a CDS encoding hypothetical protein (At least one base has a quality score < 10) has translation MEALESSTSADPLTPASGLSAPPPVPVPIPSPPPAATTVKDPLSTKSKDQSRSRSGSGAIAVAAPNVTAAVAALKKKENTSPGFSTPSKWPSVRSTNTARMPTTIVAKPLVPLSERRIHQKKPTTRSLKDSDSSLDNQGSLSRWEITPDGGSAGREGRQFTVANVGNNGRIYLRPTVRPAYQRTPQPQFVFPITPPSTAGLDAISSKQLLDETSELHVSQWTPTPEPSPYGGNRSYFDHDSQYPLRPVKHRRALSDSTVHEVSAAKDSEPGAFKIVISKPLEEYRPRTMEDFDSTSDPLLDITIPSWRIGVPRFTGRGTPMIRGSSYAPTEEFRSSSASLLSRPQGVLNSSHPDITSSRRPSSMAVPMLRISRNISAMTQTPSTTQPSRTIRPSYQSNSKVEPAMFDDLTFKPACDDRTLVKYSAATGAVIAATPPRLVAEITSPSFLDYELISDFFLTFRAFLEPVDLLRMLIARLRWALARDDETGMVVRVRTFVALRHWILNYFMDDFVVDYNLRQTFCELLNDFVDELSQCNRSRKVQLKILGELKKCWRRVCALYWDGPNFDDTLDSSVPITPGGIAGHRDPSLDPSFWDRDDGETPRIESLLPLRKSPAERTSFIADVSRAGHVGDSVVVEHRPSTPERQTARDSAEQQTSPISMTSMDIISCSFPSKIKPAQPHQTNPLGAHPVSTSGYHTGPVATTPRALVGKRVRPQAAHKRNNSLTDSLREHSTDKLSFKDQEFMMTAPYGGSLVRGNLLPPGQAFVDVEPDEFSTSLVPSPNLHPESRSLVKERIPAGAMSGHGMKKLLGTVRRALSTRGQGMSPTQGSLVSLGNIGPRGAVTNRIPGTAVVPQSRHRPNGARPTVRIDLLGAEIVEDFKKAVRDEAAAEADRRGLPPPMSPNPSLTPTGDFHYSAAHTDTTTYDHITHEHRHRPVSDMAITTGSKSIVIVDDTTPFDPSLLHRIPNSNASVEAFADTFKLTEGDPTPPSTPPAGNGGNTPRRSSYLLNQHVVRPSLDEDPLPPFVPDFETLAPVTSAPMSEDGSRVSYSTAARSTRNRPPVSYQNHQRNKSGRTHRSLNSILRRRSSFTNGLARRSTVQSFDATTVSAQSIAEPEPEEPMPPPLRILRRRPGGDLRAATNVGELDPVTLRRSQSVGSLTTYSESIRGSFMQSPRVASFGRGSFGQGSVVSIEYVQPRSEAFSVGQLADKPKRELSLFSTHSSKPAMRPSFEKEAQKLAQIPDDDDDGGIESALAKLEGKLPEKKSHKSAVSLQAPPQTIGEVMLASEQSEVDRKRNHHEQELMVRETFMLDPEDSEPEPLIEPQDQKLSPERPTTEARSFLTGSSRESYSSVPILDRDSAKGRPWTNMSILEGSDEETTPRPHKTVLYTEDGGDSQHASYDFIEKTRSIEGIKPGNTAPSVDEDQSFLDDDSDLSSEMSAEALEYDDSEYGDGILPRVKLPAHPLGSPAPPPNRKPPSPPMTLVQALEMSPPHCFTVPELHEDQVWGQKPLPPTPETTPTAAYVQTADQTSADALRQVAKVNSFESNKYSAHLPFILAFDSEILAQQFTLIEKDALNEIDWKELIDMNWKDAAHSDSRSWVDFLRNSDAHGVEVVIARFNIMVKWAISEIVLTQGLEERVRCITKYIHIATHCRRYRNFATLAQLTIALSSNEVARLTKTWQHVAPQDLKTLQDLEKLVTPMRNFYNLRAEMEVGSDQGCIPFVGIYTHDLLYNAQRPSEMAGSPTTPPLINFERCRIAASVVKTLLRLLEASTRYKFQPIEGITERCLWMSALSDEDIRRHSEMLE, from the exons ATGGAGGCCCTGGAGTCTTCGACGTCCGCGGACCCGCTGACACCAGCGTCTGGTCTCAGCGCGCCGCCCCCAGTCCCAGTCCCTATACCATCACCTCCTCCAGCTGCAACTACTGTCAAGGATCCGTTGTCAACCAAATCGAAGGATCAGTCAAGGTCTCGTTCCGGCTCAGGCGCTATCGCTGTCGCAGCCCCCAACGTGACTGCTGCCGTAGCAGCActcaagaaaaaggaaaacaCCAGCCCTGGCTTCTCGACGCCCAGTAAGTGGCCTTCTGTTAGGTCCACCAACACCGCGCGCATGCCCACGACTATTGTTGCGAAACCCTTGGTTCCTCTCTCAGAACGAAGAATACACCAGAAGAAACCCACAACTCGAAGTCTCAAGGACTCAGATTCCAGCCTAGATAATCAGGGCAGTCTGTCCCGATGGGAGATAACTCCAGACGGTGGATCGGCAGGTCGTGAAGGACGTCAATTCACTGTCGCCAACGTCGGGAACAATGGTCGGATATATTTGAG GCCGACCGTTCGCCCTGCGTACCAGCGaactcctcagcctcaattCGTCTTTCCGATTACACCTCCCAGTACCGCAGGCTTGGATGCGATCTCTAGTAAACAACTTCTAGACGAGACGAGTGAACTTCACGTTAGTCAGTGGACACCAACACCGGAACCTTCACCCTATGGCGGTAACCGATCATACTTCGATCACGATTCTCAGTATCCGCTCCGGCCCGTGAAACATCGACGCGCCCTCTCCGATAGCACGGTTCACGAGGTGTCCGCTGCGAAAGATTCGGAACCCGGGGCCTTCAAGATCGTCATTTCGAAGCCATTGGAGGAATACCGACCTCGGACTATGGAAGATTTCGATTCGACTTCTGATCCTCTTCTCGACATTACGATACCTTCGTGGCGCATAGGAGTTCCCCGATTCACGGGAAGAGGCACACCAATGATTCGTGGATCCTCGTACGCTCCCACTGAGGAGTTTCGCTCAAGTAGCGCCTCGCTACTGAGCCGACCTCAGGGAGTGCTAAATAGCTCGCATCCTGATATAACATCTTCAAGGAGGCCGAGTTCTATGGCTGTACCGATGTTGCGAATTTCTCGAAATATATCCGCTATGACTCAGACTCCTTCAACTACACAACCTTCTCGAACCATTCGCCCAAGCTATCAATCGAATTCTAAAGTTGAACCCGCCATGTTCGATGATCTCACATTTAAGCCGGCCTGCGATGATCGAACCTTAGTCAAATATTCCGCAGCAACTGGTGCTGTTATAGCTGCCACACCACCGCGTCTCGTTGCCGAAATCACATCACCCAGTTTCCTCGATTACGAACTTATCTCAGACTTCTTCCTGACTTTCCGAGCGTTTCTGGAGCCCGTGGATCTTCTTCGTATGCTTATTGCAAGACTGCGCTGGGCTTTGGCtcgtgatgatgagacaGGCATGGTTGTTCGCGTTCGCACATTTGTTGCCCTTCGACACTGGATTCTCAACTATTTTATGGACGACTTCGTTGTGGATTATAACCTCCGACAGACTTTCTGCGAACTACTCAACGATTTTGTGGATGAACTTTCGCAATGCAACCGGTCTCGAAAGGTTCAGCTGAAGATTCTTGGAGAGTTAAAGAAGTGTTGGCGAAGGGTTTGCGCACTATACTGGGATGGCCCGAATTTCGACGATACTCTTGATTCCAGCGTTCCTATTACCCCTGGTGGTATTGCTGGACATCGTGATCCCAGTCTGGATCCATCTTTCTGGGACCGTGATGATGGCGAAACACCCCGTATCGAAAGTCTACTACCACTCAGAAAGAGTCCTGCCGAACGAACCAGTTTCATCGCCGATGTTTCTCGAGCTGGCCATGTTGGAGATTCTGTTGTGGTTGAGCACCGTCCTAGCACCCCTGAACGGCAAACCGCGAGGGACTCAGCCGAACAGCAGACATCGCCAATTAGCATGACTAGCATGGATATCATTTCGTGCTCTTTCCCAAGCAAGATCAAACCTGCTCAGCCTCATCAGACGAACCCTCTGGGTGCTCACCCTGTATCGACTTCAGGCTACCATACTGGACCAGTAGCTACGACTCCTCGTGCCCTTGTTGGCAAGCGTGTACGACCCCAAGCTGCTCACAAGCGCAACAACAGTTTGACCGATTCTCTGCGAGAACACAGCACGGATAAACTGTCATTCAAGGATCAAGAGTTCATGATGACAGCCCCATATGGAGGAAGTCTTGTCCGAGGAAATTTGTTACCTCCTGGCCAGGCTTTTGTCGATGTGGAACCGGATGAGTTTTCTACCAGCTTGGTACCTTCGCCCAACCTTCACCCTGAAAGTCGAAGCCTTGTTAAGGAAAGAATACCCGCTGGCGCGATGTCTGGACATGGTATGAAGAAGCTACTGGGAACCGTTCGAAGAGCCTTGAGCACTAGGGGACAAGGCATGTCTCCCACTCAGGGGAGCCTTGTTAGCCTTGGCAACATCGGTCCCCGTGGCGCAGTAACGAATCGCATCCCTGGAACGGCTGTCGTACCTCAGAGCCGCCATAGACCTAATGGTGCTCGCCCTACTGTCAGAATTGACTTGCTCGGTGCTGAGATCGTCGAGGACTTCAAGAAGGCGGTACGagatgaggctgctgctgaagctgatCGTCGCGGATTGCCACCACCAATGTCTCCTAACCCATCTTTAACTCCTACCGGGGACTTTCACTACTCGGCTGCTCATACGGATACAACCACCTATGATCATATTACACACGAACATAGACACCGACCGGTTAGCGACATGGCTATTACTACAGGCAGCAAATCCATTGTGATTGTGGATGACACAACACCTTTTGACCCATCGCTTCTCCACCGAATTCCTAACAGCAATGCTTCTGTTGAGGCCTTCGCGGATACTTTTAAGTTGACGGAAGGTGATCCAACTCCTCCCTCTACTCCTCCTGCTGGCAATGGCGGAAACACACCTCGACGGTCTTCATACCTCCTCAACCAACATGTTGTTCGGCCATCGTTGGATGAAGATCCTCTGCCACCATTTGTCCCTGACTTCGAGACCCTCGCCCCTGTCACTAGCGCACCCATGTCAGAGGATGGCAGCCGAGTCTCATACTCGACAGCAGCTCGAAGTACTCGCAACCGCCCTCCTGTGTCGTATCAGAACCACCAACGCAACAAATCTGGTAGGACTCATCGGTCTTTGAACTCGATCCTTCGCCGCCGCAGCTCATTCACAAACGGCCTCGCTCGCCGATCCACAGTCCAGAGCTTCGATGCCACAACAGTCTCTGCACAATCGATCGCGGAACCTGAGCCTGAGGAGCCTATGCCACCGCCTCTGCGAATTCTTCGACGACGACCTGGAGGAGACCTGCGAGCTGCCACGAACGTGGGAGAGCTAGACCCTGTTACGTTGAGGAGATCGCAATCTGTGGGATCATTGACAACATATTCCGAGTCCATTCGTGGCTCTTTCATGCAGAGCCCTCGGGTGGCGTCTTTTGGACGTGGTTCTTTCGGCCAAGGCTCAGTCGTCTCCATTGAGTACGTGCAGCCTAGAAGTGAGGCCTTCTCTGTCGGACAACTTGCAGACAAACCGAAGCGAGAGCTTTCACTATTCAGCACTCACTCATCCAAGCCAGCTATGCGCCCCTCGTTCGAAAAAGAGGCACAGAAACTGGCTCAAATCCcggatgatgatgacgacggtGGAATCGAGTCTGCTTTAGCCAAGCTTGAGGGCAAGCTCCCCGAGAAGAAGTCACACAAATCGGCTGTCAGCCTTCAAGCTCCCCCTCAGACAATTGGCGAGGTCATGCTCGCTTCAGAGCAGTCAGAAGTGGATCGCAAGAGGAATCACCATGAACAAGAGCTGATGGTCAGGGAGACATTCATGCTGGACCCTGAGGATAGTGAACCAGAGCCTTTGATTGAGCCGCAAGACCAGAAACTTTCGCCTGAGAGACCTACAACCGAAGCGAGATCATTCTTGACTGGTTCTTCGCGCGAGTCGTACTCTTCTGTCCCCATTCTTGATCGAGACTCGGCAAAGGGTCGTCCTTGGACCAACATGTCCATCCTCGAGGGCTCAGATGAAGAAACAACGCCTCGACCACACAAGACCGTCTTGTATACCGAAGATGGAGGCGACTCGCAGCATGCTTCTTACGACTTTATTGAGAAGACTCGGAGCATTGAAGGCATCAAGCCTGGCAACACTGCTCCGTCAGTGGATGAGGATCAATCTTTCCTTGACGATGACAGCGATCTTTCATCGGAGATGTCTGCAGAAGCCCTCGAATACGACGACTCTGAATACGGCGATGGTATTTTGCCTCGAGTGAAGCTCCCTGCTCATCCCCTTGGCTCACCCGCTCCACCTCCTAACCGCaagcctccttctcctcccaTGACTTTGGTGCAAGCACTGGAGATGTCTCCTCCTCACTGCTTCACAGTCCCTGAGTTACATGAGGATCAAGTTTGGGGCCAGaagcctcttcctccaacTCCAGAGACTACGCCTACCGCTGCGTACGTTCAGACAGCTGATCAAACATCAGCCGATGCACTTCGTCAAGTTGCTAAGGTAAACTCCTTCGAGAGCAACAAGTATTCTGCTCACTTGCCATTCATCCTGGCCTTTGACTCAGAGATTCTCGCTCAACAGTTCACACTCATCGAAAAGGACGCGCTGAACGAGATTGACTGGAAGGAACTCATTGACATGAACTGGAAGGATGCTGCTCATAGCGACTCTCGCTCGTGGGTTGACTTCCTTCGTAACTCTGACGCCCATGGTGTTGAAGTAGTCATTGCGCGCTTTAACATCATGGTCAAATGGGCCATATCTGAGATTGTCCTGACGCAAGGCCTGGAGGAGAGAGTACGATGCATCACCAAGTACATTCATATCGCTACTCACTGTCGCCGTTACCGCAACTTTGCTACCCTCGCTCAGCTCACCATCGCCCTGTCGAGTAACGAAGTCGCTAGACTCACCAAGACCTGGCAGCATGTCGCTCCTCAAGACCTGAAGACACTGCAagaccttgagaagctggtcACCCCCATGCGCAACTTCTACAACCTACGTGCGGAGATGGAGGTCGGCTCTGACCAAGGCTGCATTCCTTTCGTCGGCATTTATACCCACGATCTGCTTTACAATGCTCAGCGACCATCTGAGATGGCTGGTTCACCTACAACGCCTCCCCTGATCAACTTTGAACGATGTCGCATTGCGGCCTCTGTTGTCAAGACACTGCTTAGGTTGTTGGAGGCTAGCACCCGATACAAGTTCCAGCCCATTGAAGGCATCACTGAACGCTGTCTCTGGATGAGCGCTTTGAGCGACGAGGACATTCGACGTCACTCGGAAATGCTCGAATAA
- a CDS encoding V-type proton ATPase subunit D → MEGLLYNVNGGYVEGIVRGYRNGLLTGAAYNNLTQCETIDDLKLQLGPSYGDFLASLPPNPSTSALAAKTTDKLISEFRYVRAQAVGSLATFMDYVTYGYMIDNVALLITGTLHERDTRELLERCHPLGWFETMPVLCVATNIEELYNSVLIETPLAPYFKGSLSHQDLDELNIEIVRNTLYKNYLEDFYNFVNTHPEMAGSPTAEVMSEILEFEADRRAINITLNSFGTDLSKQDRNKLYPNFGKLYPEGTLMLSRAEDPEGVRLAVDGVHDYKSFFDAISVGGGPSGPGNMGGGAGETKTLEDMFYQKEMEISKKAFTRQFTHAIVYAWVKLREQEIRNITWIAECIAQNQKERIGNYISVF, encoded by the exons ATGGAGGGTCTTCTCTACAACGTCAACGGCGG CTACGTCGAAGGAATTGTCCGAGGCTACCGCAACGGTCTTCTCACAGGCGCTGCCTACAACAACTTGACTCAATGCGAGACGATTGATG ATCTCAAGCTTCAGCTTGGCCCTTCATATGGCGATTTCCTCGCTTCCCTACCACCTAACCCCTCGACTTCAGCTCTCGCAGCCAAGACCACCGACAAGCTCATCTCAGAGTTCCGATATGTGCGCGCTCAAGCTGTCGGCTCCCTTGCTACCTTTATGGACTACGTCACCTACGGCTACATGATCGACAACGTCGCCCTTCTCATCACAGGAACCCTTCATGAGCGGGATACCcgtgagcttcttgagcgGTGCCATCCTCTGGGATGGTTCGAGACTATGCCAGTTCTCTGCGTTGCTACAAACATCGAGGAACTTTACAACAGTGTGCTTATCGAGACCCCTCTTGCCCCATACTTCAAGGGCAGTCTTAGCCACCAGGATCTCGACGAGTTGAACATTGAGATTGTGCGAAACACACTCTACAAGAACTACCTTGAGGACTTTTACAACTTTGTCAACACTCACCCTGAGATGGCTGGTTCACCCACTGCTGAGGTCATGTCTGAGATTCTCGAGTTCGAGGCTGACCGCCgagccatcaacatcacacTCAACTCTTTCGGCACAGACCTTTCCAAGCAAGACCGTAACAAGCTCTACCCCAACTTTGGCAAGCTTTACCCTGAAGGAACTCTCATGCTCTCCCGAGCTGAGGACCCTGAGGGTGTTCGTCTGGCAGTTGATGGTGTTCATGACTACAAGTCTTTCTTTGACGCCATCTCAGTCGGCGGCGGCCCCTCAGGGCCTGGAAACATGGGTGGCGGCGCTGGTGAgaccaagaccctggaggATATGTTTTACcagaaggagatggagattTCCAAGAAGGCTTTCACCAGGCAGTTCACTCACGCCATTGTCTACGCTTGGGTAAAGCTCCGAGAACAG GAAATCCGCAACATTACCTGGATTGCCGAATGCATAGCTCAGAACCAGAAGGAGCGCATCGGCAACTACATCAGCGTCTTTTAA
- a CDS encoding 40S ribosomal protein S0, with the protein MAPSNLPALFNATSQDIETLLAAQCHLGSKNLQVHMENYLWKTRADGVNVINVGKTWEKIVLAARIIAAVDNPADICVISARPYGQRAVLKFAAHTGATAIAGRFTPGSFTNYITRSFKEPRLIIVTDPRTDAQAIKEASYVNIPVIALADTDSPTEYVDVAIPTNNKGRHAIGAVWWMLAREVLRLRGTIYNRETPWDVMVDLYFYRDPEAEAEDKVEEEKLPGADEEGPAAIESGFQNSAGADWETPAAGFAGATGAAAPGWDGAAGEEWGAAPANTEWAASAEAPKESQW; encoded by the exons ATGGCTCCCTCCAACCTGCCCGCCCTCTTCAACGCTACCAGCCAGGACATTGAGACCCTCCTGGCTGCTCAGTGCCACCTCGGCTCCAAGAACCTCCAGGTTCACATGGAGAACTACCTCTGGAAGACCCGTGCCGATGGTGTCAACGTCATCAACGTTGGCAAGACCTG GGAGAAGATCGTTTTGGCTGCCCGTATCATCGCTGCCGTCGACAACCCCGCCGATATCTGTGTCATCTCTGCCCGTCCCTACGGTCAGCGTGCCGTCCTCAAGTTCGCCGCCCACACTGGTGCCACCGCCATCGCTGGTCGCTTCACCCCCGGTTCCTTCACCAACTACATCACCCGATCTTTCAAGGAGCCCCGTCTGATCATCGTCACCGACCCCCGCACCGACGCCCAGGCCATCAAGGAGGCTTCCTACGTCAACATCCCCGTCATTGCCCTCGCCGACACTGACTCTCCCACCGAGTACGTTGACGTTGCCATCcccaccaacaacaagggTCGCCACGCCATTGGTGCCGTCTGGTGGATGCTCGCCCGTGAGGTCCTCCGTCTCCGTGGTACCATCTACAACCGCGAGACCCCCTGGGACGTCATGGTCGATCTTTACTTCT ACCGTGACCccgaggctgaggctgaggacaaggttgaggaggagaagctccCCGGCGCTGACGAGGAGGGTCCCGCTGCTATCGAGTCCGGCTTCCAGAACTCCGCTGGTGCTGACTGGGAGACTCCCGCCGCTGGCTTCGCTGGTGCCACCGGTGCCGCTGCCCCCGGCTGGGACGGTGCTGCCGGTGAGGAGTGGGGTGCTGCCCCCGCCAACACTGAGTGGGCTGCTTCCGCCGAGGCCCCCAAGGAGTCTCAGTGGTAG
- a CDS encoding iron-sulfur clusters transporter ATM1, mitochondrial (At least one base has a quality score < 10), with translation MIPQLLLRSSRTCPQRSLALYRLSSVSQRPGLTQTFWTCAPRRERAPTDSKTKTTATTKPTAVFPAQKQPTKQNDPLATVDKSATEQRKADWAIMKEMTRYLWPKDDWGTKLRVGLAVSLLIGAKVLNVQVPFYFKSIVDSMNIDIAAVGGTATTVAGAMILAYGASRIGATVFQELRNAVFASVAQNAIRRVACNVFDHLLRLDLTFHLSKQTGGLTRALDRGTKGISFILSSMVFHIMPTALEISMVCGILTYNYGAKFAALTVLTMVSYTAFTIWTTAWRTKFRRQANAADNKASTVAVDSLINYEAVKYFNNEKFEVARYDKALQQYEKNSIKVATSLAFLNSGQNLIFSSALTGMMYLAANGVAEGTLTVGDLVMVNQLVFQLSVPLNFLGSVYRELRQSLLDMETLFNLQKVNANIKEKPDAKPLVLSKGGEIKFENVDFAYHPNRPILRNLSLTIPAGKKIAVVGPSGCGKSTLLRLLFRSYDVQGGRILIDDQDVRDVNLESLRRSIGVVPQDTPLFNDTVEHNIRYGSINATHDEVVAVAKRAHVHNTIQSFPEGYDTKVGERGLMISGGEKQRLAVSRLLLKDPPLLFFDEATSALDTHTEQALMMNINSILREKGRTSVFVAHRLRTIFDSDLIIVLKEGQVAEMGTHRELIDRDGVYAELWSAQETRFQEDGNEKDEAEEETDGQKKN, from the exons ATGATACCTCAATTACTCTTGCGGTCGTCGAGGACATGTCCTCAGAGAAGTCTGGCACTTTATCGACTGTCGTCAGTGTCTCAGCGACCGGGTTTGACGCAGACATTCTGGACATGTGCCCCGCGTCGCGAACGAGCACCCACAGATTCGAAAACCAAAACCACAGCCACGACGAAACCCACGGCCGTGTTTCCTGCGCAGAAACAACCGACGAAACAAAATGATCCTCTTGCGACGGTTGATAAATCTGCGACTGAGCAGCGTAAGGCCGATTGGGCTATCATGAAAGAGATGACTAGGTATCTGTGGCCCAAGGATGACTGGGGTACAAAGCTGCGAGTCGGTCTTGCTGTGTCCTTGTTGATTGGCGCAAAGGTTCTCAATGTGCAAGTGCCATTCTACTTTAAAAGCATTGTGGATTCAATGAACATCGATATTGCTGCTGTGGGAGGTACTGCGACGACAGTTGCGGGAGCTATGATCCTTGCATACGGCGCATCTCGTATAGGCGCAACGGTATTCCAGGAATTGCGAAACGCCGTGTTTGCGTCTGTTGCACAGAACGCTATCCGAAGGGTGGCATGTAATGTATTCGATCATCTGCTGCGTCTCGACTTGACGTTCCATCTGTCTAAACAGACTGGTGGTTTAACAAGGGCTCTAGATCGTGGTACAAAGGGAATCAGCTTCATTCTGTCCAGTATGGTCTTCCATATCATGCCGACCGCACTGGAGATCAGCATGGTTTGCGGAATTCTCACTTACAACTATGGCGCAAAGTTCGCTGCTCTCACTGTTTTGACAATGGTTAGCTACACGGCTTTCACCATCTGGACGACAGCTTGGCGTACGAAATTCCGAAGACAGGCGAATGCCGCTGATAACAAGGCTTCCACTGTGGCAGTGGACTCGCTCATCAACTATGAGGCTGTCAAGTACTTCAACAACGAGAAGTTTGAGGTTGCGCGGTATGACAAGGCTCTTCAGCAGTACGAGAAGAACTCCATCAAGGTTGCGACATCTCTGGCTTTCCTGAACAGTGGACAGAACCTCATCTTCTCGTCGGCACTTACAGGTATGATGTACCTCGCTGCCAATGGTGTAGCTGAGGGTACTTTGACCGTTGGTGACTTGGTCATGGTGAACCAGCTTGTCTTCCAGCTTTCCGTTCCTCTCAACTTCCTCGGATCCGTCTACCGTGAGCTTCGACAGTCTCTCCTGGATATGGAGaccctcttcaaccttcaaaaggtcaatgccaacatcaaggagaagcctGATGCGAAGCCCCTGGTCCTTTCAAAGGGTGGTGAGATCAAGTTCGAGAATGTCGACTTTGCTTACCACCCTAACCGACCGATCCTGCGAAACTTGTCATTGACCATCCCCGCTGGAAAGAAGATCGCAGTTGTTGGCCCCAGCGGTTGCGGAAAGTCCACTCTTCTGCGTCTTTTGTTCCGATCTTATGATGTTCAGGGTGGTCGAATCTTGATTGATGACCAAGATGTTCGAGATGTGAATCTCGAGTCTCTTCGCCGCTCTATTGGTGTTGTTCCTCAGGATACCCCCTTGTTCAACGACACCGTCGAGCACAACATCCGCTATGGCTCCATCAACGCGACGCACGATGAGGTTGTTGCCGTTGCCAAACGCGCTCACGTCCACAACACCATCCAGTCATTCCCCGAAGGATATGATACCAAGGTTGGTGAGCGAGGTCTCATGATCTCCGGTGGAGAGAAGCAGCGTCTTGCTGTTAGTCGACTGCTCCTCAAGGATCCACCTCTGCTCTTCTTCGATGAGGCAACAAGTGCCCTGGATACCCATACCGAGCAGGCTCTCATGATGAACATCAACAGTATCCTTAGAGAAAAGGGTCGAACAAGTGTTTTCGTAGCTCATCGTCTCCGAACAATCTTTGATTCGGATCTTATCATTGTCCTCAAGGAGGGACAAGTAGCGGAGATGGGCACTCATCGGGAGTTGATCGATCGTGATGGTGTTTACGCCGAGTTGTGGAGTG CCCAGGAGACGAGATTTCAGGAGGATGGAaatgagaaggatgaagccgaggaggagaccgatggccagaagaagaactaA